From one Planktothrix agardhii NIES-204 genomic stretch:
- a CDS encoding precorrin-6 methyltransferase (precorrin-6Y C5,15-methyltransferase (decarboxylating)), which yields MIHVIGIGLEGASGLSESVLNLVIGATVLVGSDRHLSYFPEHSATQLTLGDLTETIVAIRQQLIRWEVENKQSSNNYIVILVSGDPLFFGLGHLLIAEFSPEKLTFHPHISSIQLAFNRIKTPWQDTKILRTQSPGMETLIQALKQGVEKIAILTDTIYNPQAIAQLIGSLDLPNCYQFWVCENLGGKDERVQQWDIKILKNQVFSPLNIVILLRQSRSEIEPLDLSKIPTFGIPDQLFLSYSDRPELMTKREVRSLVLGELRLQPKQTIWDIGAGMGSVSIEIARLFPDSTIYAIEKTAVGTSLIEQNRQRFQVNNMVSIHGEAPDILHHLRSPHRIFMGGFGKNLSEILGICSIRLSPGGVIVLALETIEHLNTALNWLEQRKRIEGSWSYRILNIQLSHSVPINHLTRFSPFNPVTLLTITHHSLFA from the coding sequence ATGATTCATGTTATTGGAATTGGGTTAGAAGGAGCATCGGGACTGAGTGAGTCTGTGCTTAATTTAGTTATAGGAGCGACGGTATTAGTCGGAAGCGATCGCCATTTAAGTTATTTTCCTGAACATTCAGCCACCCAGTTAACCTTGGGAGATTTAACAGAAACTATTGTCGCCATTCGTCAACAACTGATTAGATGGGAAGTTGAAAATAAACAATCTAGTAATAATTATATTGTAATTTTGGTATCAGGTGATCCGTTATTTTTTGGGTTAGGTCATTTATTAATAGCCGAATTTTCCCCGGAAAAATTAACCTTTCATCCCCATATTAGTTCGATTCAATTAGCTTTTAATCGAATTAAAACTCCTTGGCAAGATACTAAAATTCTCCGAACCCAGAGTCCCGGGATGGAAACCTTAATTCAAGCCTTAAAACAGGGGGTAGAAAAAATAGCAATTTTAACGGATACTATTTATAATCCCCAAGCGATCGCCCAATTAATCGGTAGTTTAGATTTACCTAATTGTTATCAATTTTGGGTTTGTGAAAATTTAGGGGGAAAGGATGAACGGGTGCAACAATGGGATATAAAAATATTAAAAAATCAAGTTTTTTCACCCTTAAATATTGTTATTTTATTACGTCAATCTCGCTCAGAAATAGAACCCTTAGATCTATCTAAAATCCCGACTTTTGGCATTCCCGATCAACTATTTTTAAGTTATAGCGATCGCCCCGAACTAATGACAAAACGGGAAGTTAGGAGTTTAGTTTTAGGAGAATTAAGATTACAACCCAAACAAACGATCTGGGATATTGGCGCCGGAATGGGTTCAGTTTCCATAGAAATTGCCCGACTTTTTCCTGATTCTACTATTTATGCAATCGAAAAAACAGCAGTCGGAACCAGCTTAATTGAACAAAATCGTCAACGGTTTCAAGTGAATAATATGGTTTCAATTCATGGGGAAGCACCGGATATTTTACATCATTTACGTTCTCCTCATCGAATTTTTATGGGCGGATTTGGAAAAAATTTAAGCGAAATATTAGGGATTTGTAGTATTCGTTTAAGTCCGGGCGGTGTGATTGTTTTAGCTTTAGAAACCATTGAACACTTAAACACCGCTTTAAATTGGTTAGAACAACGAAAACGCATTGAGGGAAGTTGGAGTTATCGCATTCTCAATATCCAGTTATCTCATTCCGTTCCCATTAATCATCTAACCCGTTTTTCTCCCTTCAACCCCGTCACTCTTTTAACAATTACTCACCATAGCTTATTTGCCTAG
- a CDS encoding bifunctional sterol desaturase/short chain dehydrogenase, giving the protein MVWIGNLAWGVGSIVGVEMVRDLYHVSAHIFPPLIRLHNWHHRVFRPDLTPVSEEIYRQAHWYNDVPEAGVMLSFSLIFLAIAHIYTPENQGFALLGCIYTLSFLFSAIGRGMGIPNIDKLTDLTHTPGEFDRPPAPWMVNRTYHWRHHFDNQNSYFCGTLTLLDKIMGTALSLKGKTVAVTGASGTLGQALLFHLHAKGAKVLALTSGDQPLSLTVEGETIPIKTVTWQVGQEQQLGELFQKVDILIINHGINVNGMRTEEAISQSYQVNTFSGWRLLELFLSTVKTNADIAKKEVWVNTSEAEVGPAFSPLYEMSKRTLGDLITLRRLDAPCVIRKLILGPFKSNLNPIGVMSPNWVAKQVIKLAQGDVRNIIITINPLTFIAFPIKQFWVSTYFKLFSRQPN; this is encoded by the coding sequence ATGGTTTGGATCGGAAATTTAGCTTGGGGAGTCGGTTCTATCGTCGGAGTAGAAATGGTAAGGGATCTTTACCATGTCTCGGCTCATATTTTCCCGCCCTTAATTCGTTTGCACAATTGGCATCATCGGGTATTCCGTCCCGATTTAACTCCCGTGAGTGAGGAAATTTATCGCCAAGCCCATTGGTATAATGATGTCCCCGAAGCGGGGGTGATGTTAAGTTTTAGTTTGATATTTCTGGCGATCGCCCATATTTACACCCCCGAAAACCAGGGATTTGCCCTTCTCGGTTGTATTTATACCCTCAGTTTTCTATTCTCAGCTATTGGTCGAGGAATGGGAATTCCCAATATAGATAAACTTACGGATTTAACCCATACTCCAGGGGAATTTGACCGTCCTCCTGCCCCTTGGATGGTAAATCGAACCTACCATTGGCGACATCATTTTGATAATCAAAATTCCTATTTTTGTGGCACTTTGACTTTATTAGATAAAATCATGGGAACGGCGCTTTCATTGAAGGGAAAAACCGTTGCTGTGACTGGAGCATCGGGAACTCTCGGACAAGCTCTTTTATTTCATCTCCATGCTAAAGGAGCAAAAGTTCTGGCTTTGACTTCCGGTGATCAACCTTTGAGTTTAACGGTTGAGGGGGAAACAATTCCCATCAAAACCGTAACTTGGCAAGTCGGACAGGAACAACAATTAGGGGAGTTATTCCAAAAAGTAGATATTTTAATTATTAATCATGGGATTAATGTTAACGGAATGAGAACCGAAGAAGCGATTAGCCAATCCTATCAGGTGAATACGTTTTCCGGTTGGCGTCTATTAGAATTATTCCTAAGTACCGTTAAAACTAACGCTGATATTGCCAAAAAAGAAGTTTGGGTCAACACATCGGAAGCGGAAGTCGGGCCAGCATTTAGTCCCCTCTACGAAATGAGTAAACGGACTTTAGGAGATTTAATTACTCTCCGTCGTTTGGATGCACCCTGTGTGATTCGGAAATTAATTTTAGGGCCATTCAAAAGTAACTTAAACCCCATTGGGGTAATGTCTCCTAACTGGGTTGCGAAACAAGTGATTAAACTAGCTCAAGGAGATGTTCGTAATATCATTATTACGATTAATCCTTTAACTTTTATTGCTTTCCCGATTAAACAATTCTGGGTTTCTACCTATTTTAAATTGTTTAGTCGCCAGCCGAATTAG
- a CDS encoding two-component response regulator, with protein sequence MSRILIAEDEPRIASFLEKGLRANGFITTLACNGREAVEKALAHEFDLLILDLGLPDQDGFQVLEQLRGQGEQIPIIILTARDNITDKVAGLEGGADDYVTKPFRFAELLARVRVRLRHHPQLTNNEDKTLTVGQITLDLYTRQACLGETPITLSAKEFQLLETFLRHPGQVLSREQLLDQVWGYDYDPGSNIVDVYVGYLRKKLGGQRIETVRGMGYRYCLNS encoded by the coding sequence ATGAGTCGAATTCTCATTGCTGAAGATGAACCTCGAATTGCCTCCTTTTTGGAAAAGGGACTGCGGGCTAATGGATTTATCACAACCTTAGCTTGCAATGGACGAGAAGCAGTAGAAAAAGCCCTCGCCCATGAGTTTGACTTGTTAATTCTCGACTTAGGACTTCCCGATCAAGATGGGTTTCAAGTTTTAGAGCAATTACGGGGTCAAGGAGAACAAATTCCGATTATTATTCTGACCGCCCGGGATAATATTACGGATAAAGTAGCAGGGTTAGAGGGGGGTGCAGATGATTATGTGACTAAACCCTTCCGATTTGCAGAACTTTTAGCTCGGGTTCGTGTCCGTTTGCGACATCATCCCCAATTGACGAATAATGAAGATAAGACTTTAACCGTTGGCCAAATTACACTGGATTTATATACCCGTCAAGCTTGTTTGGGAGAAACACCCATTACCCTATCGGCTAAGGAATTTCAACTGTTAGAAACGTTTTTGCGCCATCCGGGTCAAGTGTTGAGTCGGGAACAACTATTGGATCAGGTTTGGGGATATGACTATGATCCAGGCTCGAATATTGTTGATGTTTATGTGGGCTATCTGCGTAAAAAGTTGGGGGGTCAACGGATTGAAACGGTACGGGGAATGGGGTATCGTTATTGTTTGAATTCATAA
- a CDS encoding gamma-glutamyl phosphate reductase — MTVSETRSIPLVELAAKTRVAAQKLGILSTAEKNQAIEAIAQALEAAASEIIAANEADCRAAEAEGIAKPLYNRLKFDTSKLKSTIAGLRDVAKLPDPVGVVQIHRELDQGLILKRITCPLGVLGVIFEARPEAVIQISALAIKSGNGVILKGGKEAINSCQVLVKAIRQGLSQTAIDPDAVQLLTTREEILELLQLDDYVDLIIPRGSNSFVKFVQDNTRIPVLGHAEGICHIYIDKLADIKKAIAITIDAKTQYPAACNAVETLLVHQDIAPGFLLEAVTALQAKNVELRGDDQTLKIVNIKPATAEDWSTEYSDLILSIKIVGNLEEAIAHINTYGSGHTDAIITEDQATANTFLNQVDGAGVFHNCSTRFADGFRYGFGAEVGISTQQMPPRGPVGLEGLVTYKYQVVGDGHIVETYSGSNAKPFTHRDL, encoded by the coding sequence ATGACAGTCTCGGAAACCCGTTCTATTCCTTTAGTGGAACTTGCTGCAAAAACTCGTGTAGCAGCACAGAAATTAGGGATATTATCAACAGCAGAAAAAAATCAAGCTATTGAAGCCATTGCTCAGGCTTTAGAAGCGGCTGCGTCGGAAATTATTGCGGCTAATGAAGCTGACTGTCGCGCCGCTGAGGCTGAAGGAATTGCTAAACCTTTATATAATCGTCTCAAGTTTGATACTTCTAAATTAAAGAGTACCATTGCCGGATTAAGAGATGTTGCTAAATTGCCTGATCCGGTGGGCGTTGTGCAAATTCATCGAGAATTAGATCAGGGTTTAATCCTAAAAAGAATCACCTGTCCGTTAGGGGTTTTAGGGGTAATTTTTGAAGCTCGCCCGGAAGCGGTGATTCAAATTTCTGCCTTAGCAATTAAATCGGGGAATGGGGTAATTTTAAAAGGCGGAAAAGAGGCGATTAATTCTTGTCAAGTTTTGGTTAAAGCCATTCGTCAAGGATTATCCCAAACGGCAATTGATCCCGATGCAGTTCAACTTTTAACCACCCGTGAGGAAATTTTAGAGTTATTACAATTAGATGATTATGTGGATTTAATTATCCCTCGTGGGTCTAATTCTTTTGTGAAGTTTGTTCAGGATAATACTCGGATTCCAGTATTAGGTCACGCCGAAGGAATTTGTCATATTTATATTGATAAATTGGCGGATATTAAAAAAGCGATCGCCATTACAATTGATGCAAAAACCCAATATCCGGCGGCTTGTAATGCGGTGGAAACCCTATTAGTTCATCAAGATATCGCCCCTGGGTTTTTATTAGAAGCGGTAACGGCTTTACAAGCTAAAAATGTCGAATTGCGCGGGGATGATCAAACCCTAAAAATTGTTAATATTAAACCCGCAACGGCGGAAGATTGGTCAACGGAATATAGTGATTTAATCTTATCTATTAAAATAGTCGGTAATTTAGAAGAAGCGATCGCCCATATCAATACTTATGGTTCCGGTCATACCGATGCTATTATAACAGAAGATCAAGCCACAGCAAATACCTTTTTAAATCAAGTCGATGGGGCGGGAGTTTTTCATAATTGTTCAACTCGATTTGCGGATGGATTTCGCTATGGTTTCGGTGCAGAAGTAGGAATTAGTACCCAACAAATGCCTCCCCGTGGCCCCGTTGGTTTGGAAGGGTTAGTTACTTATAAATATCAAGTCGTTGGGGACGGACATATTGTAGAAACCTATTCGGGAAGTAACGCGAAACCGTTTACCCATCGAGATTTATAA
- a CDS encoding sulfolipid sulfoquinovosyldiacylglycerol biosynthesis protein, whose amino-acid sequence MRIALFTETFLPKIDGIVTRLCHTVEQLQRLGDQVLVISPAGGLTEYKGARIYGVEGFPLPLYPELKLGIPHPGIGVELEKFRPDLIHVANPAILGLGGLYYAKKLNIPLVASYHTHLPQYLHHYGLGMLEEVLWSMLRAAHNQAQLNLCTSTVMVKELHAHGIERLDLWQRGVDTEMFQPSLASVEMRDRLSLGHPDSHLLLYVGRLGTEKEIERIKPVLEKIPNSRLALVGDGPNRQVLEAHFRGTPTHFVGYLRGKDLATAYASADAFIFPSRTETLGLVLLEAMAAGTPVVASRSGGIPDIVTDGVNGYLFDPRQEDGAITATQRLFDNSQEREILRQNARKEAESWGWAAATQQLRRYYQGILSRYSFPSVA is encoded by the coding sequence ATGCGGATTGCTCTTTTCACTGAAACTTTCTTACCCAAAATTGATGGGATCGTGACGCGGCTGTGTCATACGGTGGAACAGTTACAACGGTTAGGAGATCAGGTTTTGGTGATTTCTCCCGCCGGGGGACTCACGGAATATAAAGGGGCTAGAATCTATGGAGTGGAAGGGTTTCCCCTACCCCTGTACCCAGAGTTAAAACTGGGTATTCCCCATCCTGGTATTGGCGTGGAATTAGAAAAATTTCGACCCGATCTGATTCACGTTGCGAATCCAGCGATTTTAGGGCTAGGGGGTTTATATTATGCCAAAAAGTTAAATATTCCTTTGGTGGCGTCCTACCATACCCATCTTCCCCAATATTTGCACCATTATGGTCTAGGAATGTTGGAGGAGGTACTCTGGAGTATGTTAAGAGCGGCCCATAATCAGGCGCAATTGAATCTTTGTACCTCAACGGTGATGGTAAAAGAACTGCACGCCCACGGAATTGAAAGGCTAGATTTATGGCAGAGGGGAGTGGATACGGAAATGTTTCAACCTTCTTTGGCTAGTGTGGAAATGCGCGATCGCCTTAGCCTGGGACACCCGGACAGTCATCTATTACTATATGTTGGTCGTTTGGGGACGGAAAAAGAAATTGAACGAATTAAACCAGTTTTAGAGAAAATTCCCAATTCCCGTTTAGCCCTGGTGGGAGATGGCCCTAACCGTCAAGTTCTAGAAGCCCATTTTCGGGGAACTCCCACCCATTTCGTCGGTTACTTGCGAGGAAAAGACCTGGCGACAGCCTACGCCTCGGCTGATGCCTTTATTTTCCCCTCCCGTACCGAAACCCTGGGATTAGTGCTATTAGAAGCCATGGCTGCGGGAACCCCCGTAGTCGCCTCCAGGTCTGGGGGGATTCCCGATATTGTCACCGATGGTGTTAATGGCTATTTGTTCGATCCGCGTCAGGAAGATGGGGCGATTACCGCGACTCAACGGTTATTCGACAATTCTCAAGAACGGGAAATCCTACGGCAAAATGCCCGTAAAGAGGCAGAATCTTGGGGATGGGCCGCAGCTACCCAACAGCTACGACGCTACTATCAAGGGATTCTCAGCCGTTACTCCTTTCCCTCCGTTGCCTAG
- a CDS encoding adenylate cyclase, producing the protein MTFSNAGSILATLTQVDRMGLLAARVKNLPIGEFICILDFITAEFQQFLRAIDLINNEGIETLLEQLLDAFTLKIGQILQADRTTIFLVNRGKNQLWYTKVDEETGLAKEIRLPMDSGILGYVARTGKGMNVADAHACELFDVDVDEPPGYYARTILCMPIFSSQNPQESVAVVRLLNKAEDTEFTEEDEQQFRAFADSIGIILESCQSFFVAARNQRGVAALLKATTTLGQSLDLETTLQAVMEQARDLMQADRSTLFLLQKETQELWTKVANADGSKMIEIRIPANRGIAGYVASTGQVLNIPDAYCDPRFDPNTDRRTGYQTRNILCMPVFNAAGELIGVTQLINKNKGSFTNSDEEFLRAFNSQAGIALQNAQLFENVMVEKQYQKDILQSLSDVVISTDLQGKIVTINDAALELLGCPKPLVGDRSIRQYWEEKLAGRYIWEVLPIENLRFRLEDSLRHAARHYVPEQSLTVGLIRQEETEGDVIQTSYILGIPDRSNSEIYHPWGEPTDPQPNNITYPKQQVRPIERSINLTVNPLTNPEGGVRGGLVVLEDISREKRMKTTMYRYMTPGVAEQVMALGEDVLMVGERKEVTILFSDIRGYTTLTENLEASDVVALLNQYFETMVEAVFSHEGTLDKFIGDALMAVFGAPLPLRDNHAWMAVKSALDMRRRLKEFNQMRPDEPQIRIGIGMSSGEVVSGNIGSQKRMDYTVIGDGVNLSSRLEQITKQYGCDIIISEMTYHLCQDKIWVRELDRVRVKGKNQAVSIYELIGNRSMALDDQVREFLDCFNQGRVAYLAKEFKQAIRIFEEAKKMRPDDRAVQIHLVRSQQYLQTAVPEEWDGVYTMTTK; encoded by the coding sequence ATGACTTTTTCTAATGCTGGTAGCATCTTAGCTACGCTGACACAAGTGGATCGTATGGGCCTATTGGCGGCGCGTGTTAAGAATCTGCCAATTGGGGAATTTATCTGTATTTTAGATTTTATTACCGCAGAATTTCAGCAATTTCTTAGGGCAATTGATCTGATTAATAATGAAGGAATAGAGACTCTATTAGAACAATTACTCGATGCCTTTACCCTCAAAATTGGGCAAATTCTGCAAGCCGATCGCACGACAATTTTTTTAGTCAATCGCGGAAAAAATCAACTCTGGTATACAAAAGTTGATGAAGAAACCGGACTAGCAAAAGAAATCCGTTTACCGATGGATTCGGGAATTTTAGGGTATGTTGCCCGCACGGGTAAGGGCATGAATGTGGCCGATGCTCATGCCTGTGAATTATTTGATGTGGATGTGGATGAACCCCCCGGATATTATGCCCGCACCATTCTGTGTATGCCGATTTTTAGTAGCCAAAATCCCCAAGAATCCGTGGCGGTAGTACGATTATTAAATAAAGCCGAAGATACGGAATTCACCGAGGAAGATGAGCAACAATTTCGAGCTTTTGCCGATTCCATTGGGATTATTTTAGAAAGTTGTCAATCGTTTTTTGTTGCCGCCCGAAATCAACGGGGAGTCGCCGCTTTATTAAAAGCAACAACAACTTTAGGGCAAAGTTTGGATTTAGAAACAACCTTACAAGCGGTGATGGAACAGGCACGGGATTTAATGCAAGCCGATCGCAGCACCTTATTTTTATTACAAAAAGAAACTCAGGAATTGTGGACAAAAGTAGCGAATGCCGATGGTTCAAAAATGATAGAAATTCGGATTCCGGCTAATCGTGGAATTGCCGGATATGTAGCTTCAACGGGTCAAGTTTTGAATATTCCTGATGCCTATTGTGATCCTCGTTTTGACCCCAACACTGACCGCAGGACGGGCTATCAAACCCGAAATATTTTATGTATGCCAGTGTTTAATGCGGCCGGGGAATTAATCGGAGTAACTCAGTTAATTAATAAGAATAAAGGGAGTTTTACTAATTCCGATGAAGAATTTTTAAGGGCGTTTAATTCTCAGGCGGGAATTGCCTTACAAAATGCTCAGTTATTTGAAAATGTCATGGTGGAAAAGCAATATCAGAAGGATATTTTACAAAGTCTTTCTGATGTGGTGATTTCCACGGATTTACAAGGGAAAATTGTCACAATTAATGATGCAGCTTTGGAATTATTGGGCTGTCCAAAACCACTCGTTGGCGATCGCTCTATTCGTCAATATTGGGAAGAAAAATTAGCCGGACGTTATATTTGGGAAGTCCTACCGATTGAAAATTTAAGATTTCGTTTAGAAGATAGTCTCCGCCATGCCGCCCGTCATTATGTTCCTGAACAAAGTTTAACCGTCGGTTTAATTAGACAGGAAGAAACTGAAGGAGATGTGATCCAAACTAGCTATATTTTAGGCATTCCCGATCGCTCTAATTCGGAAATTTATCATCCCTGGGGAGAACCCACAGACCCCCAACCCAATAATATAACCTATCCTAAACAACAAGTTCGACCAATAGAACGCAGTATTAATTTAACCGTTAATCCCCTTACTAACCCCGAAGGAGGAGTTAGAGGAGGCTTAGTTGTTTTAGAAGATATTAGTCGGGAAAAACGGATGAAAACCACCATGTATAGGTATATGACTCCGGGGGTTGCCGAACAGGTTATGGCCTTGGGAGAAGATGTATTAATGGTAGGAGAACGTAAAGAAGTGACGATTTTATTTTCCGATATTCGGGGTTATACAACCTTAACAGAAAATTTGGAAGCCTCGGATGTGGTGGCGTTATTAAACCAATATTTTGAAACTATGGTAGAAGCGGTTTTTTCCCATGAAGGTACTTTAGATAAATTCATTGGGGATGCTTTAATGGCGGTGTTTGGGGCTCCCCTTCCCCTGCGAGATAATCATGCTTGGATGGCGGTCAAATCGGCTTTAGATATGCGCCGACGCTTAAAGGAATTTAACCAAATGCGACCGGATGAACCGCAAATTAGAATCGGAATTGGCATGAGTTCGGGGGAAGTGGTATCGGGAAATATTGGTTCCCAAAAACGCATGGATTATACGGTAATTGGGGATGGGGTGAATTTAAGTTCTCGCTTAGAACAAATTACTAAACAATATGGTTGTGATATTATTATTAGTGAAATGACTTATCATTTATGCCAAGATAAAATTTGGGTACGGGAATTGGATCGGGTGCGGGTGAAAGGAAAGAATCAGGCGGTGAGTATTTATGAGTTAATTGGCAATCGTTCGATGGCTTTAGATGACCAGGTAAGAGAGTTTTTAGATTGTTTTAATCAAGGAAGAGTAGCTTATTTAGCGAAAGAGTTTAAGCAAGCAATTCGGATTTTTGAAGAAGCTAAAAAAATGCGTCCTGATGACCGGGCGGTACAAATTCATCTAGTGCGATCGCAACAATATTTACAAACTGCTGTTCCTGAAGAATGGGATGGTGTTTATACAATGACAACCAAATAA
- a CDS encoding nuclease SbcD family protein yields MIKILHLSDIHLGSGFSHGQINPETGLNTRLEDFTATLGRCIDRAIAEPVDLVLFGGDAFPDATPAPYVKQAFAAQFRRLVDAEIPTVLLVGNHDQHSQGQGGASLGIYRTLGVPGFVVGDSLATHTIQTHNGAIQIITLPWLTRSTLLTRPETEGLSLEAVNQLLIDRLTVVLEGEIRQLNPELPTILLGHLMADKANLGAERFLAVGKGFNIPLSLLTRSCFEYVALGHVHKHQNLNRTNDPPVIYPGSIERVDFSEEKEDKGFILIEVEKGQVKWQFCPLTVRSFCTIKVDLSKSDDPLQALIKVIEKNHIQDAVVRLIYQLRSDQLDLINNTELYQLLSAAHSYTIKPELVSQLARPRLPELDSGSSIDPMDALKTYLTSREDLLGFQTEMIEAAQLLLAGE; encoded by the coding sequence ATGATTAAAATATTGCATCTTTCGGATATTCATTTAGGAAGTGGTTTTTCCCATGGACAAATCAATCCTGAAACGGGCTTAAATACTCGCCTAGAGGACTTTACGGCTACCTTGGGACGCTGTATTGATCGAGCGATCGCAGAACCAGTGGATTTGGTCTTATTTGGCGGAGATGCCTTTCCTGATGCGACTCCCGCCCCCTATGTCAAACAAGCCTTTGCCGCCCAATTTCGGCGGTTAGTGGATGCAGAAATTCCCACGGTTTTATTAGTAGGAAATCATGATCAACATTCCCAGGGACAAGGGGGAGCCAGTTTAGGGATTTATCGAACATTAGGAGTTCCCGGTTTTGTAGTTGGGGATAGTTTAGCAACCCATACCATTCAAACCCACAACGGTGCGATTCAAATTATTACTTTACCTTGGTTAACTCGGTCAACTTTATTAACTCGTCCCGAAACAGAAGGATTATCTTTAGAAGCCGTTAATCAACTCTTAATTGATCGTTTAACCGTCGTTTTAGAGGGAGAAATTCGGCAATTAAACCCGGAATTACCGACAATTTTATTAGGGCATTTGATGGCGGATAAAGCCAATTTAGGAGCGGAAAGGTTTTTGGCTGTTGGTAAGGGATTTAATATTCCCCTGTCTTTATTAACTCGCTCTTGTTTTGAGTATGTAGCATTAGGTCATGTCCATAAACATCAAAATCTGAATCGGACTAATGATCCCCCGGTTATTTATCCAGGGAGTATTGAGCGAGTGGATTTTAGCGAAGAAAAAGAAGACAAAGGATTTATTTTAATTGAAGTCGAAAAAGGTCAAGTTAAATGGCAATTTTGTCCGTTAACTGTGCGATCTTTTTGTACAATTAAAGTGGATCTTTCTAAATCTGATGATCCTCTCCAAGCCTTAATTAAAGTGATTGAAAAAAATCACATCCAAGATGCAGTTGTTCGGTTAATTTATCAACTGCGTTCCGATCAATTAGATTTGATTAATAATACAGAATTATACCAGCTTTTGAGTGCCGCCCATAGCTATACAATTAAACCGGAATTAGTTAGCCAATTAGCCAGACCTCGTTTACCTGAATTGGATTCTGGTAGCAGTATTGATCCCATGGATGCGCTCAAAACCTATTTAACCAGTCGGGAAGATTTACTAGGATTTCAAACCGAAATGATCGAAGCGGCTCAACTGCTATTAGCGGGAGAATAA